From Terriglobales bacterium, the proteins below share one genomic window:
- the nuoK gene encoding NADH-quinone oxidoreductase subunit NuoK, producing the protein MVPLSYYLVLSAILFGLGVTGFLVKRNIITLFMSIELMLNAVNLSFVAFAAHWGALSGHVFVFFVMVVAAAEAAVGLAIIIAVFRTRQTLNVDRVNLLKL; encoded by the coding sequence ATGGTCCCGCTCTCCTACTATCTCGTCCTCAGCGCCATCCTGTTCGGGCTGGGCGTCACCGGCTTTTTGGTGAAGCGCAACATCATCACCCTATTCATGTCCATCGAGCTGATGCTGAACGCCGTGAACCTGTCGTTCGTGGCCTTCGCCGCGCACTGGGGCGCGCTGAGCGGCCACGTCTTTGTCTTCTTTGTGATGGTGGTGGCGGCGGCGGAGGCGGCCGTGGGACTGGCCATCATCATCGCCGTCTTCCGCACCCGGCAGACGTTGAACGTGGACCGCGTGAACCTGCTGAAACTATGA
- a CDS encoding NADH-quinone oxidoreductase subunit J: MLHQILFFFFAAVCVAGALNLLVQRHPINSALSLIVVMGSLAVLYLLLGAEFVAAIQVIVYAGAIMVLFIFVIMLLNAGEEERSGGSRVAAVLGYPAVAVLVGLAAWAVVRSSGSASLKLGEFVGSTEAIGYLVFRGFLLPFEVTSVLILIAIMGAVVLARKED; this comes from the coding sequence ATGCTCCATCAGATCCTGTTCTTCTTCTTCGCGGCTGTCTGCGTGGCGGGAGCGCTGAACCTGCTGGTCCAGCGCCATCCCATCAACAGCGCGCTCTCGCTGATCGTGGTGATGGGCTCGCTGGCGGTGCTCTACCTGCTGCTGGGGGCGGAGTTCGTGGCCGCCATCCAGGTGATCGTGTACGCCGGCGCCATCATGGTGCTGTTCATCTTCGTCATCATGCTGCTCAACGCGGGGGAGGAAGAGCGCTCGGGCGGCAGCCGCGTGGCCGCCGTGCTGGGATACCCGGCGGTGGCTGTGCTGGTGGGGCTGGCGGCGTGGGCCGTGGTCCGCTCGAGCGGCTCCGCAAGCCTCAAGCTGGGAGAGTTCGTAGGCAGCACCGAAGCCATCGGCTACCTGGTCTTCCGCGGCTTCCTCTTGCCCTTTGAGGTCACCTCGGTGCTCATCCTCATTGCCATCATGGGCGCGGTAGTGCTGGCAAGGAAGGAGGACTGA
- the nuoL gene encoding NADH-quinone oxidoreductase subunit L — MTPNLNLWLIPVLPLVGAALNGLFGRRWPKRAVALVGIAFVGAAFAWTLWVASQFSHLTQIPHIEEHSPWITAGGFVANFGFYLDPLSLVMALVVTGVGFLIHIYSIGYMEHEGGYYRFFAYLNLFMFFMLTLVLADNYLLMFVGWEGVGLASYLLIGFWFQKDSAAAAGKKAFIVNRIGDFGFLVALFLLIRTCGSLNFAEVFPAVSRLGIESAPGLLTAIALLLMLGACGKSAQLPLYVWLPDAMEGPTPVSALIHAATMVTAGVYMVARSNPIFSRSPEALTVVAVVGCLTALFAATIGMAQNDIKRVLAYSTISQLGYMFLACGVAAYSAAIFHLMTHAFFKALLFLAAGSVIHALGGEQDMRNMGGLRKHIPWTFWTMTAATFAIAGFPMLSGFFSKDEILWRAWSSPYGSWIFWAVGVGTAGLTSFYMFRLWFLTFFGESRGPHDRHPHESPKVMLAPLVILAVLSVVGGYVGVPHSLGGENHFERFLAPVVAAPAGMEHEGAAAAAEVVTERMLTAASVGAAALGFFFAWLLYHKRRDLPEKIAAAFGGIYTAVANKYYVDEGCNALFVQPLVEGSRRLLWRGVDAGLIDGTVNHAAGDVRKVSDTLRHMQSGSVRSYAGWVAAGAALVLAYLVWVGAR, encoded by the coding sequence ATGACGCCGAACCTCAACTTGTGGCTGATCCCGGTGCTGCCGTTGGTCGGCGCGGCGCTGAACGGCCTCTTTGGACGCCGTTGGCCGAAGCGCGCCGTGGCGCTCGTGGGCATCGCCTTCGTCGGCGCCGCCTTCGCCTGGACGCTCTGGGTGGCATCGCAGTTTAGCCATCTCACCCAGATCCCGCACATCGAGGAGCACTCGCCCTGGATCACCGCCGGCGGCTTCGTCGCCAACTTCGGCTTCTACCTCGACCCGCTCTCGCTGGTGATGGCGCTGGTGGTCACCGGCGTCGGCTTTCTCATCCACATCTACTCCATCGGCTACATGGAGCATGAAGGCGGCTACTACCGCTTTTTCGCCTACCTGAACCTGTTCATGTTCTTCATGCTCACGCTGGTGCTGGCCGATAACTACCTGCTGATGTTCGTGGGCTGGGAAGGCGTGGGGCTGGCTTCGTACCTGCTGATCGGCTTCTGGTTCCAGAAGGACTCGGCCGCCGCCGCCGGCAAGAAGGCCTTCATCGTGAACCGCATCGGCGACTTCGGCTTCCTCGTCGCGCTCTTCCTGCTGATCCGGACCTGTGGTTCGCTGAACTTCGCGGAGGTCTTCCCGGCCGTTTCTCGCCTCGGCATCGAGAGCGCGCCAGGACTGCTGACCGCGATCGCGTTGCTGCTGATGTTGGGAGCCTGCGGCAAGTCCGCGCAGCTCCCGCTCTACGTCTGGCTGCCGGACGCAATGGAAGGCCCCACGCCGGTCTCGGCGCTCATTCACGCCGCCACCATGGTCACGGCCGGGGTGTACATGGTGGCGCGGTCGAATCCCATCTTCAGCCGCTCGCCGGAGGCGCTCACTGTGGTGGCTGTAGTCGGCTGCCTGACCGCGCTCTTCGCCGCCACCATCGGCATGGCGCAGAACGACATCAAGCGCGTCCTGGCCTATTCCACCATCTCGCAACTCGGCTACATGTTCCTGGCCTGCGGCGTGGCTGCGTATTCCGCCGCCATCTTCCACCTGATGACCCACGCCTTCTTTAAGGCGCTGCTCTTTTTGGCCGCGGGCTCGGTGATCCACGCCCTGGGGGGCGAGCAGGACATGCGCAACATGGGCGGCCTGCGCAAACACATCCCCTGGACCTTCTGGACCATGACCGCCGCCACCTTTGCCATCGCCGGCTTCCCCATGCTCTCGGGCTTTTTCAGCAAGGACGAGATCCTGTGGCGAGCATGGTCGAGCCCCTACGGGAGCTGGATCTTCTGGGCGGTGGGCGTTGGGACCGCCGGGCTGACATCCTTTTATATGTTCCGACTGTGGTTCCTGACCTTTTTCGGCGAGTCCCGCGGCCCGCACGACCGCCATCCCCACGAGAGCCCGAAGGTCATGCTGGCGCCGCTCGTGATTCTGGCGGTGCTGTCGGTGGTGGGAGGTTACGTCGGCGTTCCGCACTCGCTCGGCGGAGAAAATCACTTCGAGCGCTTCCTGGCGCCGGTGGTCGCCGCGCCTGCAGGCATGGAGCACGAAGGCGCGGCGGCAGCGGCAGAAGTAGTAACGGAACGGATGCTCACCGCGGCCTCGGTGGGCGCGGCGGCACTGGGATTTTTCTTCGCCTGGCTGCTCTACCACAAACGCCGTGACCTGCCGGAGAAGATCGCCGCGGCCTTCGGCGGGATATACACCGCGGTCGCCAACAAGTATTACGTGGACGAAGGCTGCAACGCCCTATTCGTGCAGCCGCTGGTGGAGGGCTCGAGGCGCCTGCTGTGGCGAGGCGTGGACGCAGGCCTCATTGACGGCACCGTGAACCACGCCGCCGGCGATGTCCGCAAAGTCTCCGACACACTCCGCCACATGCAGTCCGGCAGCGTTCGTTCCTATGCCGGATGGGTAGCCGCGGGAGCAGCGCTGGTGCTGGCCTATCTCGTCTGGGTGGGTGCACGATGA
- a CDS encoding NADH-quinone oxidoreductase subunit M: MSVGLLTMVVFLPLAGALALALLPRRDSLLRWFALGVSLLTFGASLLLPLRFENRSGFQLEVDHAWIASPNIHFHLGVDGISLWLVVMTAFLVPLSVLISWKSVHERVKEFFILLLVLETAMLGVFVALDLFLFYFFWEATLVPMALLIGMYGHERRVYAAVKFFLFTVIASVFMLAAILWIYAQVGSFDFVTIQSALASGRLALSWNAARWLFLGFFIAFAVKVPLFPLHTWLPDAHVEAPTAGSVLLAAVLLKMGTYGLLRFNVTLFPEQARYHAPWIIALAIIGIIYGALVAMVQPNLKKLIAYSSVSHMGFVVLGIFSFTQMGTDGAVYLMLSHGVSTGALFMLAGMIYDRRHTFEITDFGGLATPMPAYATFFLLITLSSIGLPLLNGFVGEFLVLSGAFQARPLYGVLAATGVIWSACYMLWMCQRVFFGVVKNPANAALADLDGRERLALWPLAGLALVMGVASPWWMQAIDPAVRAALPVAQAISQAVLR; the protein is encoded by the coding sequence ATGAGCGTCGGCCTGCTGACGATGGTCGTCTTCCTGCCGCTGGCGGGCGCCCTGGCGCTCGCGCTTCTGCCGCGGCGCGACTCGCTCCTCCGCTGGTTCGCGCTCGGAGTTTCGCTCCTCACCTTTGGCGCTTCCCTGCTGCTGCCGCTCCGGTTCGAGAACCGCTCCGGCTTCCAGTTGGAGGTGGACCACGCCTGGATCGCGAGCCCCAACATCCACTTCCACCTGGGCGTGGACGGCATCTCGCTGTGGCTGGTGGTGATGACGGCGTTCCTGGTCCCGCTCAGCGTGCTCATTTCCTGGAAGTCGGTACACGAGCGGGTGAAGGAGTTCTTCATCCTGCTGCTGGTGCTGGAGACGGCCATGCTCGGCGTCTTCGTGGCCTTGGACCTCTTCCTCTTCTATTTCTTCTGGGAGGCCACGCTCGTCCCCATGGCGCTCCTGATCGGGATGTACGGCCACGAGCGGCGCGTCTATGCCGCAGTGAAGTTCTTCCTCTTTACCGTGATTGCCTCGGTGTTCATGCTGGCCGCCATCCTGTGGATCTACGCCCAGGTTGGCAGCTTCGACTTCGTTACCATCCAATCGGCCCTCGCCAGCGGCCGTCTCGCGCTCTCCTGGAACGCGGCGCGCTGGCTCTTCCTGGGATTCTTCATCGCCTTCGCCGTCAAGGTGCCGCTGTTCCCGCTGCACACCTGGCTGCCCGACGCGCACGTCGAAGCCCCCACCGCCGGCTCGGTGCTGCTGGCGGCTGTCCTGCTGAAGATGGGGACCTACGGCTTGCTGCGCTTCAACGTCACCCTCTTCCCCGAGCAGGCCCGCTACCACGCTCCCTGGATCATCGCGCTGGCCATTATCGGGATCATCTACGGCGCCCTGGTCGCCATGGTGCAACCCAATCTGAAGAAGCTGATCGCCTACTCCTCGGTCAGCCACATGGGATTCGTGGTACTGGGCATCTTCAGCTTCACCCAGATGGGCACCGACGGCGCCGTCTACCTGATGTTGAGCCACGGCGTCTCCACCGGCGCGCTGTTCATGTTGGCGGGGATGATCTACGACCGTCGCCACACCTTCGAGATCACGGACTTCGGCGGACTGGCCACGCCCATGCCGGCGTACGCCACCTTCTTCCTGCTAATCACGCTGTCGTCCATCGGGCTGCCGCTGCTCAACGGATTCGTAGGAGAGTTCCTGGTGCTCTCCGGAGCCTTCCAGGCGCGGCCGCTCTATGGCGTGCTGGCGGCGACGGGAGTCATCTGGAGCGCCTGCTACATGCTGTGGATGTGCCAGCGCGTCTTTTTCGGCGTAGTGAAGAACCCAGCCAACGCGGCTCTGGCCGACCTCGACGGGCGCGAGCGCCTGGCGTTGTGGCCGCTGGCAGGACTCGCGCTGGTGATGGGCGTCGCCTCGCCCTGGTGGATGCAGGCCATCGACCCGGCGGTACGCGCGGCGCTCCCGGTGGCACAAGCAATCTCGCAGGCGGTCCTACGATGA